One Paracoccus sp. TOH DNA segment encodes these proteins:
- a CDS encoding TrbI/VirB10 family protein — protein MSDTDTAAPMRLRAEPPRVTRLSRKVLAGAGAVALLGIGGALIYALQTRDAGPGGGELYSTENRPTADGLAGLPRDYTGPVLGPALPGDLGRPILEAQNRGQPVAPPTITAPAVDPDEQRRLAEEEAARLSGVFFQSGPRAGATPGTTMPGLAGLDLGGQAPAQDRHTAFLNGPVDRQTVAPDRVAPPASPYILQAGAVIPAALITGIRSDLPGQITAQVTENVYDSPTGSLLLIPQGTRIIGQYDDGVTFGQRRVLLVWNRLILPGGRSIVLERLPGADASGYAGLEDGVDYHWWDLMRAAGLSTLLAVGAELASSDEDRLIRAIRDGAQDTINQAGQQIVQRQLQVVPTLTIRPGYPVRIIVTRDLVFEPAGG, from the coding sequence ATGAGCGATACCGACACCGCAGCCCCCATGCGGTTGCGCGCCGAGCCGCCCCGCGTCACCCGCCTGTCCCGCAAGGTGCTGGCAGGCGCCGGAGCCGTTGCCCTTCTCGGCATTGGCGGGGCACTGATCTACGCTCTCCAGACCCGCGATGCCGGGCCGGGCGGCGGCGAACTCTATTCGACCGAGAACCGCCCCACAGCAGATGGGCTTGCCGGCCTGCCGCGCGACTATACCGGCCCGGTCCTGGGACCGGCGTTGCCGGGCGATCTCGGTCGCCCGATACTTGAGGCGCAGAATCGGGGGCAGCCGGTCGCGCCACCGACCATCACGGCGCCCGCCGTTGATCCAGATGAGCAGCGTCGTCTCGCCGAGGAAGAAGCCGCTCGTCTGAGCGGCGTGTTCTTCCAGTCTGGCCCGCGGGCTGGAGCGACGCCGGGAACGACCATGCCCGGCCTCGCGGGTCTCGATCTCGGTGGTCAGGCTCCAGCGCAGGATCGCCATACCGCTTTTCTCAACGGGCCTGTGGACCGGCAAACCGTCGCCCCGGATCGCGTCGCACCACCGGCATCGCCCTATATCCTTCAGGCCGGGGCGGTGATCCCGGCGGCGCTTATCACCGGCATCCGTTCCGATCTGCCCGGCCAGATCACGGCCCAAGTGACCGAGAACGTCTATGACAGCCCGACCGGCAGCTTGTTGCTGATCCCGCAGGGAACGCGCATCATCGGCCAATATGATGACGGTGTGACCTTCGGCCAGCGCCGCGTCCTGTTGGTCTGGAATCGCCTGATCCTGCCCGGCGGCCGCTCCATCGTCCTGGAGCGCCTGCCGGGTGCGGACGCTTCCGGTTACGCCGGGCTTGAGGATGGCGTGGATTACCACTGGTGGGATCTGATGCGGGCCGCTGGCCTCTCGACCTTGCTTGCGGTCGGTGCGGAATTGGCCAGCAGCGACGAGGATCGACTGATCCGCGCCATACGCGACGGGGCGCAGGATACCATCAACCAGGCGGGTCAGCAGATCGTCCAGCGCCAGTTGCAGGTCGTACCGACACTGACGATCCGTCCTGGCTACCCGGTCAGGATCATCGTCACCCGCGATCTGGTATTCGAGCCGGCAGGAGGTTGA
- a CDS encoding DUF2274 domain-containing protein yields MTKLKLGPLPDDKPVKVTVELPASLHRDLVAYAEVLARETGQPTADPVRLIVPMLERFIATDRGFAKARKIRS; encoded by the coding sequence ATGACAAAGCTGAAACTCGGCCCGCTCCCCGACGACAAGCCCGTGAAGGTGACGGTGGAACTGCCCGCGTCGCTTCACCGCGATCTGGTCGCCTATGCCGAGGTACTGGCCCGCGAGACCGGCCAGCCCACCGCCGATCCCGTCAGGCTGATCGTACCGATGTTGGAGCGGTTCATCGCCACGGATCGTGGCTTTGCAAAGGCGCGAAAGATCCGCTCATGA
- the trbB gene encoding P-type conjugative transfer ATPase TrbB, translated as MAGINHNQATVDRGARMLRTALGPAISALLQDPSVVEVMLNPDGRIWVDRLSEGLADTGEILSAADGERIVRLVAHHVGVEVHARSPRVSAELPETGERFEGLLPPVVAAPAFAIRKPAVTVFTLDDYVAAGIMSAGQAETLRAAVQSRANILVAGGTSTGKTTLTNALLAEVAKTQDRVVIIEDTRELQCAAPNLVAMRTKDGVATLSDLVRSSLRLRPDRIPIGEVRGAEALDLLKAWGTGHPGGIGTIHAGSGIGALRRLEQLIQEAVVTVPRAMIAETIDLVAVLAGRGSARRLVELARVDGLGPDGDYRIFPAFSEPGTTRNTGEPA; from the coding sequence ATGGCAGGCATCAACCACAATCAGGCAACGGTGGACCGCGGCGCGCGCATGCTCCGAACGGCGCTCGGGCCTGCCATCTCAGCCCTGCTGCAAGACCCGTCGGTCGTCGAGGTCATGCTGAACCCCGATGGCCGGATCTGGGTGGACCGGCTGTCCGAGGGACTGGCCGATACGGGCGAGATACTGTCGGCTGCCGATGGTGAGCGCATCGTGCGGCTGGTCGCCCACCATGTCGGTGTGGAAGTGCATGCCCGCAGCCCCCGCGTCTCGGCCGAACTGCCGGAGACCGGCGAGCGCTTCGAGGGCCTGCTGCCGCCGGTCGTCGCCGCACCCGCCTTCGCCATCCGCAAGCCCGCCGTCACGGTCTTCACACTCGACGACTACGTGGCGGCCGGCATCATGTCCGCCGGTCAAGCGGAAACGCTCCGCGCCGCCGTCCAGTCGCGTGCGAACATCCTCGTCGCCGGTGGCACGTCCACCGGCAAGACCACGCTGACCAATGCGCTGCTGGCCGAGGTGGCCAAGACGCAGGATCGCGTCGTCATCATCGAGGACACCCGCGAGCTGCAATGCGCGGCACCCAACCTTGTCGCCATGCGGACCAAGGATGGCGTTGCCACTCTGTCCGATCTGGTCCGTTCCTCGCTGCGGCTGCGTCCCGACCGTATTCCGATCGGTGAGGTGCGTGGCGCCGAGGCGCTCGATCTCCTCAAAGCCTGGGGCACCGGGCACCCCGGAGGGATCGGCACCATCCATGCCGGTTCCGGCATCGGCGCGCTTCGCCGCCTCGAACAATTGATCCAGGAAGCCGTCGTCACCGTCCCGCGCGCCATGATCGCCGAAACCATCGACCTCGTGGCCGTCCTTGCCGGTCGCGGTTCCGCACGGCGGCTTGTCGAACTCGCCCGCGTCGATGGTCTCGGTCCCGACGGCGACTACCGGATTTTCCCCGCCTTTTCAGAACCCGGCACCACTCGCAACACTGGAGAACCTGCATGA
- the trbG gene encoding P-type conjugative transfer protein TrbG, with amino-acid sequence MTATTFRKAGLPVFRKPAFAALLLSATMLAGCATNRTPQFSYDADVPPVPTVQAAAADTTPRPLHVPPAWTVARGGEAAGTATARVENANAAARVEPRREGYYNAIQIYPWSEGALYQVYAAVGQITTIALEPGESLTGAGPIAAGDTTRWIIGDTESGSGPTRRVHVLVKPTRPDISTNLVITTDRRIYMIELRAREALYMPAVAWAYPTPPPGSRVTTPSAPVIPAETARNYRYGLQVQGSSPPWRPVSVFDDGRRVYVVFPRGIVQGEMPPLFVLGSDGEPQIVNSRIHRNVLIVDRLFGAAELRLGSGDRQQVVRIVRVEQTRAAAQPAGATTGGSPS; translated from the coding sequence ATGACCGCCACGACTTTCCGCAAAGCCGGGCTTCCGGTTTTCCGCAAACCCGCCTTCGCGGCTTTGCTGCTTTCCGCCACCATGCTGGCCGGCTGCGCCACCAACCGGACGCCGCAGTTCAGCTACGACGCCGATGTGCCGCCGGTGCCGACCGTGCAGGCCGCCGCAGCCGACACAACGCCCCGGCCGCTGCACGTCCCGCCCGCCTGGACTGTGGCGCGGGGCGGCGAGGCTGCCGGCACGGCGACGGCCCGCGTCGAGAACGCCAATGCCGCCGCCCGCGTCGAGCCGCGCCGGGAAGGCTACTATAATGCCATCCAGATTTATCCCTGGTCGGAAGGCGCGCTCTATCAGGTCTATGCCGCAGTCGGGCAAATCACCACCATCGCGCTGGAGCCGGGCGAAAGCCTGACCGGCGCGGGGCCGATTGCCGCCGGAGACACCACCCGCTGGATCATCGGTGACACGGAGAGCGGCAGCGGCCCGACCCGCCGGGTGCATGTGCTGGTGAAGCCGACCCGACCGGACATTTCGACCAACCTCGTCATCACCACCGACCGGCGCATCTACATGATCGAACTCCGCGCCCGCGAAGCTCTCTATATGCCTGCCGTGGCATGGGCGTATCCGACACCACCGCCGGGAAGCCGCGTGACCACGCCCTCAGCCCCCGTCATCCCGGCCGAGACCGCGCGCAACTATCGTTACGGCTTGCAGGTGCAGGGCAGCAGCCCGCCATGGCGGCCGGTTTCCGTCTTCGACGACGGCAGGCGCGTCTATGTCGTCTTCCCGCGTGGCATCGTGCAGGGAGAGATGCCGCCTCTGTTCGTCCTTGGATCGGACGGCGAACCGCAGATCGTCAATTCCCGCATCCATCGGAACGTCCTGATCGTGGACCGCCTGTTCGGCGCAGCGGAACTTCGCCTCGGCAGCGGCGACCGCCAGCAGGTCGTCAGGATCGTCCGCGTCGAGCAGACGCGGGCCGCAGCCCAGCCAGCCGGTGCGACCACGGGAGGATCACCCTCATGA
- a CDS encoding TetR/AcrR family transcriptional regulator has protein sequence MARPRKEQELDIARRAVEETIRLLAQQGDFDVPLTSVAQAVGCTAPALYGHFRNKNALLRAARDEGFGRLYNEKFAVFEQMRGDPFGYLRDGSYAYARFALENPTLYRLMFSPPPKLGVSDDPWSSEAGRQVLSLLLTGLRSSQEHGYLPGADLQRYGFMFWSTIHGAVSLNIQNRLLDHAAKWDSTQSVIDALMEMIAATGPAKHPITS, from the coding sequence ATGGCTCGCCCCCGAAAAGAGCAGGAACTTGATATTGCTCGCCGTGCGGTCGAGGAAACGATCCGTCTGCTGGCACAGCAAGGCGACTTCGATGTTCCACTGACCTCGGTGGCACAGGCCGTGGGCTGCACGGCGCCGGCCCTTTACGGCCATTTCCGCAACAAGAATGCTTTACTGCGCGCGGCGCGCGACGAAGGATTTGGACGCCTCTACAACGAGAAGTTCGCGGTTTTCGAACAGATGCGAGGCGATCCGTTCGGCTATTTGCGCGATGGCAGCTATGCCTATGCGCGCTTCGCCCTGGAGAACCCCACTCTGTACCGGCTGATGTTCTCACCGCCCCCGAAGCTTGGGGTGAGCGATGATCCGTGGTCAAGCGAAGCGGGTCGTCAGGTCCTGAGTCTGCTGCTGACAGGCCTGCGCTCATCTCAGGAGCATGGTTACTTGCCGGGTGCTGACCTGCAACGCTACGGCTTCATGTTCTGGTCAACGATCCATGGAGCGGTCAGTCTGAACATTCAGAACCGCCTGCTGGACCACGCGGCGAAGTGGGACTCGACGCAGAGCGTGATAGACGCGCTCATGGAGATGATCGCGGCAACCGGCCCGGCCAAACACCCGATCACGTCATGA
- the trbL gene encoding P-type conjugative transfer protein TrbL: MGGTGVIDNFLGIFTGYIDSGFGLLGGEVAFIATTLIVIDVTLAALFWAWGADDDIIARLVKKTIFVGVFAYIIANWNNLARIVFESFAGLGLMASGTGFSAADLLRPGRVAQIGLDAGRPLLESISDLMGWIAVFENLVQILCLFFAWALVILAFFILAIQLFVTLIEFKLTTLAGFVLIPFGLFGKTAFMAERVLGNVVSSGIKVLVLTVIIGIGSTLFGQFTAGFGGATPTIDDAMAIVLAALSLLGLGIFGPGIATGLVSGGPQLSAGAAVGTGLAVGGAAVAGGGVTMLAARGGGAALSGGAALARGGASAAGAASSAYTLSSMGGSGAAGVASGLGGVARTGASAAISPLKRAASRSADSMKSSYSDGAKAGFAASGGSSSMGTIGGAPSPDPSTPSAADSPPAWAQNMRRSRAMSHGVTAAAHAVRSGDSHGGGSSVSLSESNRT, encoded by the coding sequence ATGGGCGGGACGGGGGTCATCGACAATTTTCTCGGCATCTTCACCGGCTACATCGACTCGGGCTTTGGCCTGCTCGGCGGTGAGGTTGCCTTTATTGCCACGACGCTCATCGTCATCGACGTGACGCTCGCCGCCCTGTTCTGGGCCTGGGGCGCCGACGACGACATCATCGCGCGCCTGGTGAAGAAGACGATCTTCGTCGGCGTCTTCGCCTATATCATCGCCAACTGGAACAATCTCGCCCGCATCGTCTTCGAGAGCTTCGCCGGCCTCGGCCTCATGGCCTCGGGCACGGGGTTTTCTGCCGCCGATCTCCTGCGCCCTGGCCGCGTCGCCCAGATCGGCCTCGATGCCGGGCGCCCGCTGCTCGAATCCATTTCCGATCTCATGGGCTGGATCGCGGTCTTTGAAAACCTCGTGCAGATCCTCTGCCTGTTCTTCGCCTGGGCACTGGTGATCCTCGCCTTCTTCATCCTGGCGATCCAGCTCTTCGTCACCCTGATCGAGTTCAAGCTGACGACGCTTGCAGGCTTCGTGCTGATCCCCTTCGGTCTCTTCGGCAAGACCGCCTTCATGGCTGAAAGGGTCCTGGGCAATGTCGTCTCATCCGGCATCAAGGTGCTGGTGTTGACCGTCATCATCGGCATCGGCTCGACGCTCTTCGGCCAATTCACTGCAGGCTTCGGCGGTGCGACCCCGACCATTGACGACGCCATGGCCATCGTGCTGGCCGCCCTTTCTCTTCTCGGCCTCGGTATCTTCGGTCCCGGTATCGCCACCGGCCTCGTCTCGGGCGGCCCGCAACTCAGCGCAGGGGCGGCGGTTGGAACCGGCCTCGCGGTCGGCGGTGCTGCTGTCGCGGGCGGTGGCGTGACCATGCTTGCGGCGCGTGGTGGCGGTGCCGCACTTTCGGGCGGTGCTGCACTTGCCCGCGGCGGGGCCTCGGCCGCCGGTGCGGCCTCGTCGGCCTATACGCTCAGTTCCATGGGCGGGTCCGGTGCAGCCGGTGTCGCGTCCGGCCTTGGTGGCGTGGCGCGCACCGGAGCATCCGCAGCCATCTCGCCCCTCAAGCGTGCCGCGTCTCGCTCCGCCGACAGTATGAAATCCAGCTATTCCGACGGCGCAAAAGCGGGGTTCGCGGCGTCCGGCGGCAGCTCCTCAATGGGCACGATCGGCGGCGCCCCATCGCCTGATCCGTCAACGCCCTCAGCCGCAGATAGCCCGCCGGCCTGGGCGCAGAACATGCGCCGCAGCCGGGCGATGAGCCATGGCGTCACCGCTGCCGCCCATGCCGTCCGGTCCGGCGACAGCCATGGTGGCGGCTCCTCCGTCAGCCTTTCCGAAAGTAACCGCACATGA
- the trbE gene encoding conjugal transfer protein TrbE — MMNLAEYRRTASRLADYLPWVALVGEGVVLNKDGSFQRTAKFRGPDLDSAVAAELVAVAGRLNNAFRRLGSGWAIFVEAQRSEAATYPADRFPDPASALVDAERKADFEEEGSHFVSGYFLTFLWLPPAEDAARSESWLYEGRETSGVNPWELVRGFIDRTDRVLALLDGFMPECSWLDDAGTLTYLHSTISTNRHRVRVPEVPMYLDALLADQPLTGGLEPRLGLSHLRVLTITGFPGTTTPGLLDEMNRLAFPYRWSTRAILMDKTDATRLLTKIRRQWFAKRKSIAAIIKEVMTNEQSALVDTDAANKAADADMALQELGADMAGMAYVTATVTVWGEDARRADEKLRLVEKIIQSRDFSVMVETVNAVDAWLGSLPGHAYANVRQPPVSTLNLAHMVPSSAVWAGPERDDHFGAPPLLYGRTEGSTPFRLSLHVGDVGHTLVVGPTGAGKSVLLALMALQFRRYARSQVFAFDFGGSIRASALAMQGDWHDLGGELTDASETSVSLQPLARIHETADRAWAADWIVAILMRENIQITPEVKEHLWTALTSLASAPVGERTITGLAVLLQSNDLKQALRSYCVGGPYGRLLDAETEHLGSADVQAFEIEGLVGTGAAPAVLSYLFHRIGDRLDGRPTLLIIDEGWLALDDEGFADQLREWLKTLRKKNASVIFATQSLSDIDNSAIAPAIIESCPTRLLLPNERAIEPQITAIYRRFGLNDRQIEILARATPKRDYYCQSRRGNRLFDLGLSEVGLALCAASAKSDQTLINEILAEHGRDGFLSAWLHARGVEWAADLIPDLTNLVTENEIPPPTVADVGEIELILDEEEITP; from the coding sequence ATGATGAATCTCGCAGAATACCGCCGCACCGCTTCCCGCCTGGCCGATTATCTGCCCTGGGTGGCGCTGGTCGGGGAGGGAGTTGTCCTCAACAAGGATGGCTCGTTTCAGCGGACGGCGAAGTTTCGTGGCCCCGATCTGGATTCCGCCGTCGCGGCCGAACTGGTTGCGGTCGCGGGACGGCTGAACAACGCCTTCCGCCGTCTCGGCTCTGGCTGGGCCATTTTCGTGGAAGCACAGCGTTCGGAGGCCGCAACCTATCCTGCGGACCGCTTCCCCGATCCCGCCTCGGCATTGGTCGATGCCGAGCGCAAGGCCGATTTCGAGGAAGAGGGCAGCCATTTCGTCTCCGGTTACTTCCTGACCTTCCTCTGGCTCCCGCCCGCCGAAGATGCCGCACGATCGGAGTCCTGGCTTTACGAGGGCCGCGAGACCTCGGGCGTGAACCCGTGGGAGCTGGTGCGCGGCTTCATCGACCGCACCGACCGCGTGCTGGCGCTGCTCGACGGCTTCATGCCGGAATGTAGCTGGCTCGATGACGCCGGCACGCTGACCTACCTCCATTCCACCATCTCGACCAATCGGCATCGCGTCCGCGTGCCGGAAGTGCCGATGTATCTCGACGCTCTGCTGGCCGATCAGCCGCTGACCGGCGGGCTGGAGCCGCGCCTGGGCTTGTCGCATCTCCGGGTGCTGACGATCACCGGCTTTCCCGGCACGACCACCCCCGGCCTCCTCGACGAGATGAACCGGCTGGCCTTTCCCTACCGATGGTCCACCCGCGCCATCCTCATGGACAAGACCGACGCGACCCGGCTGCTGACCAAAATCCGCCGGCAATGGTTCGCCAAGCGCAAGAGCATCGCGGCGATCATCAAGGAGGTGATGACCAACGAGCAATCCGCGCTCGTGGACACCGATGCCGCGAACAAGGCCGCCGACGCGGATATGGCGTTGCAGGAACTCGGCGCCGACATGGCCGGCATGGCCTATGTCACGGCGACCGTCACCGTCTGGGGCGAGGACGCCCGCCGCGCCGACGAAAAGCTGCGGCTGGTCGAGAAGATCATCCAGTCCCGCGATTTCAGCGTCATGGTCGAGACGGTCAATGCCGTCGACGCCTGGCTCGGCAGCCTGCCTGGACATGCCTATGCCAATGTCCGCCAGCCCCCGGTCTCGACGCTCAACCTTGCCCACATGGTCCCTTCGTCCGCCGTGTGGGCGGGGCCGGAACGGGACGATCACTTTGGCGCACCCCCGCTGCTTTACGGCAGGACCGAAGGATCGACCCCGTTCCGGCTGTCCCTTCATGTCGGCGACGTGGGCCATACACTCGTCGTCGGACCGACCGGCGCCGGCAAGTCGGTGCTGCTGGCGCTGATGGCCTTACAGTTCCGCCGCTACGCGCGCTCACAGGTCTTCGCCTTCGATTTCGGCGGCTCCATCCGTGCCTCCGCACTCGCTATGCAGGGTGATTGGCATGATCTCGGCGGCGAACTGACCGACGCTTCCGAAACGTCTGTTTCGCTGCAACCGCTGGCCCGCATCCACGAGACTGCCGATCGGGCCTGGGCTGCCGATTGGATCGTGGCAATCCTGATGCGCGAGAATATCCAGATCACGCCCGAGGTGAAGGAGCATCTCTGGACGGCGCTGACCTCGCTGGCGTCCGCTCCGGTCGGAGAGCGCACCATCACCGGCCTCGCCGTGCTGCTGCAATCCAATGACCTGAAACAGGCGCTGCGCTCTTATTGTGTCGGTGGTCCCTATGGACGCCTTCTCGATGCCGAGACCGAGCATCTTGGCTCTGCCGACGTGCAGGCGTTCGAGATCGAGGGTCTGGTCGGCACCGGCGCAGCGCCGGCGGTTCTGTCCTACCTGTTCCATCGCATCGGTGACAGGTTGGACGGGCGGCCCACGCTGCTGATTATCGACGAGGGCTGGCTGGCGCTCGATGACGAAGGGTTTGCAGACCAGCTCAGGGAGTGGCTCAAGACCCTGCGCAAGAAGAACGCCAGTGTCATCTTCGCCACGCAGTCGCTGTCCGACATTGATAATTCCGCCATCGCGCCGGCGATCATCGAAAGCTGCCCGACGCGGCTCCTCTTGCCGAACGAGCGCGCCATCGAGCCGCAGATCACGGCGATCTATCGCCGCTTCGGCCTCAACGACAGGCAGATCGAAATCCTCGCGCGGGCCACGCCCAAGCGGGACTACTACTGCCAGTCGCGGCGCGGCAACCGCTTGTTCGACCTTGGCTTGTCGGAAGTCGGATTGGCGCTCTGCGCCGCATCGGCCAAATCCGATCAGACGCTGATAAACGAGATCCTTGCCGAACATGGCCGCGACGGGTTCCTCTCCGCCTGGCTTCACGCACGCGGCGTCGAATGGGCCGCCGATCTCATCCCTGACCTCACCAATCTCGTAACCGAAAACGAAATCCCGCCGCCGACAGTCGCTGACGTCGGCGAAATCGAACTCATCCTGGATGAAGAGGAGATTACACCATGA
- the trbJ gene encoding P-type conjugative transfer protein TrbJ has protein sequence MTRAIPRFTRMVSTSALALALAAPLALAPVFTTPAHAFFGGFGRIVYDPTNHAENLLTAARTLEQINNQITSLQNEAQMLINQARNLASLPYSSLQALQQNVQRTQQLLGQAQNIAFDVQNIDQMFQQDYGNLSLATTDQQLIADARSRWENTVGGLQDAMRVQAGVVGNIDTNRAEMSALVGESQGATGALQATQAGNQLLALQSQQLSDLIAVISANGRAEALTEAERATAAEQGRIQRERFLNPGSGYQPGNAQMFN, from the coding sequence ATGACGCGCGCAATTCCCCGGTTCACCCGAATGGTCAGCACTTCGGCGCTTGCCCTGGCGCTTGCCGCACCGCTGGCGCTGGCCCCGGTGTTCACGACGCCGGCCCACGCCTTCTTTGGCGGGTTCGGCAGGATCGTCTACGACCCGACCAACCATGCCGAGAACCTGCTGACCGCCGCCCGCACGCTGGAGCAGATCAACAACCAGATCACCTCGCTCCAGAACGAGGCGCAGATGCTGATCAACCAGGCCCGCAACCTTGCGAGCCTGCCCTACAGTTCGCTTCAGGCGCTTCAGCAGAACGTCCAGCGCACCCAGCAGCTTCTCGGACAGGCCCAGAATATCGCCTTCGACGTGCAGAACATCGACCAGATGTTCCAGCAGGATTACGGCAATCTCTCTCTCGCAACCACCGACCAGCAGCTCATCGCCGATGCCCGGTCCCGCTGGGAGAATACCGTTGGGGGTCTTCAGGACGCCATGCGGGTGCAGGCCGGTGTCGTCGGTAACATCGACACTAACCGGGCTGAGATGTCCGCGCTCGTCGGCGAAAGCCAGGGCGCGACCGGCGCGCTTCAGGCCACTCAGGCCGGCAACCAGCTTCTCGCCCTCCAGTCGCAGCAGCTTTCCGACCTGATCGCGGTCATCTCGGCCAATGGCCGGGCCGAGGCCCTCACGGAGGCCGAACGCGCGACCGCCGCCGAGCAGGGCCGCATCCAGCGCGAGCGGTTCCTCAACCCGGGTTCGGGCTACCAGCCCGGCAACGCGCAGATGTTCAACTGA
- the trbK-alt gene encoding putative entry exclusion protein TrbK-alt produces the protein MEGKVLVRIAAIVFVAVAITAAIIEMTREEAPAPAPSAPALSRQVDPLREGQRRCQEMGEAAANDAACLGIWAETRDRFLGRTPAPSTPGPDEGR, from the coding sequence ATGGAAGGGAAGGTGCTGGTCCGGATTGCCGCCATCGTGTTCGTCGCCGTCGCGATCACCGCGGCGATCATCGAGATGACCCGCGAGGAAGCCCCCGCGCCAGCACCTTCCGCTCCTGCGCTTTCGCGTCAGGTCGATCCCCTGCGCGAAGGGCAGCGCCGCTGTCAGGAGATGGGAGAGGCGGCAGCCAATGATGCCGCCTGCCTGGGCATCTGGGCCGAGACCCGCGACCGGTTTCTCGGCCGGACACCCGCGCCGTCGACGCCTGGCCCGGATGAGGGGCGATAA
- a CDS encoding VirB3 family type IV secretion system protein codes for MAVSFEALDAVPGFAVPVHRALTEPILLGGAPRSVAILNGTLAGAVGLGLQLWLAGILIWAVGHIAAVWAAKRDPLFVEVARRHLRIPGHLSV; via the coding sequence ATGGCCGTGAGTTTCGAGGCGCTCGACGCGGTGCCGGGCTTCGCTGTCCCGGTCCACCGCGCCCTGACCGAGCCGATCCTGCTCGGTGGGGCGCCGCGATCCGTCGCGATCCTGAACGGCACGCTGGCCGGGGCAGTCGGCCTCGGCCTCCAGCTCTGGCTCGCCGGCATCCTGATCTGGGCGGTCGGTCACATCGCCGCCGTCTGGGCCGCCAAGCGCGATCCGCTCTTCGTCGAGGTCGCGCGCCGCCATCTGCGCATCCCCGGCCATCTCTCGGTGTGA
- a CDS encoding TrbC/VirB2 family protein, translating to MIRRAFRIRHHIATAAAFAWVSLMTSPAFASGSSMPWEAPLQSILESVEGPVAKIVAVIIIIVTGLTLAFGDTGGGFRRLIQIVFGISIAFAASSFFLSFFSFGGGALV from the coding sequence ATGATCCGTCGCGCCTTCCGCATCCGTCACCATATCGCAACCGCCGCCGCCTTCGCCTGGGTGAGCCTGATGACATCCCCGGCCTTTGCCTCCGGCTCTTCGATGCCCTGGGAAGCGCCGTTGCAATCCATCCTCGAATCCGTCGAAGGGCCGGTGGCGAAAATCGTGGCGGTGATTATCATCATCGTCACAGGCCTGACGTTGGCTTTCGGCGACACCGGCGGCGGCTTCAGGCGACTGATCCAGATCGTCTTCGGCATCTCCATCGCCTTCGCCGCCAGCTCCTTCTTCCTCTCGTTCTTCAGCTTCGGCGGCGGAGCGCTGGTCTGA
- the trbF gene encoding conjugal transfer protein TrbF gives MNIFKRPTTHYGKMPEPETPYQRAAQVWDDRIGSARVQARNWRYMAFGSLILAAGFAGALVWQSARGSIVPWVVQVDNLGQAQAVAPAAADYRPTDPQIAFHLGRFIEQVRALPADAIVVRQNWLRAYEFTTDRGAAALNDYARSNDPFTRVGRQQVAVEVSSIIRASPDSFRVAWSERHYENGQLSTTERWTAILTVVIQTPRNAERLRSNPLGIYVNAINWSREMSQ, from the coding sequence ATGAACATCTTCAAACGACCGACGACCCATTACGGCAAGATGCCGGAACCCGAAACGCCCTATCAGCGCGCCGCGCAGGTCTGGGACGACCGCATCGGCTCGGCCCGGGTCCAGGCAAGGAACTGGCGCTACATGGCGTTCGGCTCCTTGATCCTCGCGGCAGGTTTCGCCGGCGCTCTTGTCTGGCAATCGGCGCGTGGGAGCATCGTGCCATGGGTCGTTCAGGTGGACAATCTCGGCCAGGCGCAAGCCGTCGCGCCGGCAGCAGCCGATTATCGGCCGACCGACCCGCAGATCGCCTTTCACCTCGGCCGTTTCATCGAACAGGTGCGCGCGCTCCCGGCCGACGCCATCGTCGTCCGCCAGAACTGGCTCAGGGCTTACGAGTTCACCACCGACCGGGGCGCGGCCGCATTGAACGACTATGCCCGCTCCAACGATCCCTTCACGCGCGTCGGCCGCCAGCAGGTAGCCGTCGAAGTATCGAGCATCATCCGGGCGTCGCCGGACAGTTTCCGTGTGGCCTGGTCTGAGCGGCACTACGAGAACGGCCAACTCTCCACCACCGAGCGATGGACCGCGATCCTGACGGTCGTGATCCAGACCCCGCGCAATGCCGAGCGGCTGCGCTCCAATCCCCTCGGAATCTATGTCAACGCGATCAACTGGTCGCGGGAGATGAGCCAATGA